The Carassius auratus strain Wakin chromosome 34, ASM336829v1, whole genome shotgun sequence genomic sequence cattgttaaaattcactaccctttcattatgttcgggatgaaaacatccactacattaaactgctgtaaaaatgtatcatatatatatatatatatatatatatatatatatatatatatatatatatatatatatatatatatatttttttttttttttttttttttttttttttttttttcagaaatctaTTAATCAATCTCTGCCTTTTTCAAAACTAgtcacaggcctatctaaagggttaatggtcccacctcgTGATCAACCATaaaaattttacctcttcccaacagggaaaaccacaaacaatcaagaatgcatgattatatggtgtcatggctttgcaatcaaaaaatgtcattataatggaagtcaaaggtgcaaaaacagccaccaacaacaaatgaattaaaatctatcatgcccaagactgtgataaaaggtaaaaaaatatatatatatccagtccacaatcactttttatattgaaaataagtcattttgtatgttttttttttccaaatcagtgacaacatttatgaacttggtaattaaatagtttaaatttttaaatagtaaaaatcttagatttatttttaaacatttggtagttttgatcagaaatgaggttgattaatagattatgcaaaaaaaattgcaaacaatatttatctgatacatttttacagcagtttaatttagtggatgttttcatccacgaacatcccgaaagggtagtgaatttgcccacagtgtaccgttgagtttttgaaaaatttcaaatttcaaaagcattttcccaaaatatgtatcaaaataagatttgtcaccaaaaatcaatccattagctcaaacacagagaaagtttcGACCAAATtaactcaactttaccccctagtggacgaaaacgtccccaacaacgcataagggttaaatTGTTCTTCTGTATAGTAACAGCAGTAATTGTTGATATTGGAGAAGCAATTATTCTCCGGATCTATAGCATTTTCCAAGTCCAATAAATTATGGTCAGTGTATTGAAATGTTCTCAGTTCcaatttatcaatattttgatttatatCATTATTGTCaacaaatgtaaatgaatttgTCATGGAGTAGGCAATTTTTTtctagaaacatttttttatagtggttgaaagtctcttcacaatCTGATAGCAATCAATAATTAAATTGGTCTAAATAGGGTTAGGACCATAAAACATCCTTGCAATCACTGTGTTCGGTCCGAATCCTGTGATAGGATGTCATACCTGCCTGTCAGTCTATGTATTGGCATCCTTCCATGCAGCCAATAGTGTGAGTTTGGAGCATGGCTACTGTAGCAAGTAGTGAACGTTACAGAAGTGACTGATAAGATACAAAGAAGACTTGCCAAAATAAACAGAGGTAGTAAACAGAGTAAAACAAGAGTTAACATTGTCAGAGTTGGAGCGAAGGAATTTGATGGCATGGTCGGGATAAAGATGACAACTGACAGAACAAATGAAACAAACGTACTTCAGGACATTAAATACGTTCATGCAATGTTGTAATTCTAAGAAGACCAAAGATGACGTTCTGCTCAGAGTTGTTCCAAGTCCTCAGACTCTGAATCATGTGTTTCTATCTCAACTCTATCAACACAGAACTCATAATTAATAAACTTGTAAGCCTCCGAGTCCTAGGACATGAAACAGCTCCAAGTAGAACGTCACCTGTCGTAATCTCAGAATTACGGTAATTATGACATAGTGTGAATACAGCTACAGTAATATCCTAAAGTAAGAGATTTGTGGCTGTTCATTTGAAACCTGTGTTCTAAAGGCTGCATTTGCAGGAGACCAAAACGGTGCTGTACTATAAATGAACGGCCAAAGCTCAAAGTTTTCTgattttagttgaaaatggtgACATGTAAACAACCCCTAAATATTGGCTATTTATATGATCCCATGTGagtttaaatgatttcaaattagCACTAAGACAGAAGCATGCAGTAGCCCCTCAGATCAATAGGTACCCACCTTCAAGTTTGATTCGAGTGATAACTTCCTGTTTCTGGTCTTCATTTTGACATATGCATTTCAATTCTGTCCCATTGTCCTCTTCCATAAGCTCAAAGATAACCAGCTGCACCTCCAGATGCTTGCCTGAGAGACTTAAAACACATCAACTCTGTGTGAGGTTAAATTCTACATAGTGCAGAGTATTGGATGAAAGTATTCTCCATTATTGTAAGGACTCTGGTCTCCCAGTTTTTATCCTGTTCTTGAATTTTGTTTAGCCTGATTCACTTGTTTCTTTTTTGCCTGCTCTCTTCTACTGAACTCTTGTCTGGTTATGCCTTgactttttgtctttgtttttgtttttttcaaactgTATGTGCTAGAGCTCTCTGTCCAATCCGTGTTGCCCTGTCTGTGCTTGGAGCCCCTGCTCTCTTGCCTCAGTCAAGTTCAGACTGTTCTCTTTTTGTCAACTTTCTGGGCCTGACCTTGCCCTTGGCAGTACTCTTTGGCCTATCTGCACTTTTCACACTGCTTTCCCAGCTCTGAACTTTTCCTGGCCCCTGACCTTCACTCCATCTCTACCAGTTCCTCCTCTGCCCCAGTACTCTGTGGACTATTTTGTGTTGCAGAGCACTAAAAGTAATTTGAAAGTGTGTTAAATGGCAATAATTATATAAGACAGTATGACTGATGGATTGGCCATCTGTACATGGCATTTCCAGCGGCCTTAACAGCGTTCCTTTGACACTGCAAAAAACGCGATTTGGGTAACGGATGGGACTCAAGACCAGACTCGAAGTATAAATGTTCCATGAACATAACGATATGGTCAAGTCTCATCTTAGTCATAAAGCATTTAGACTAAGCCTTGACTTGACCTGCTATTGTGTTTCTGGACTGGTGAACATTGTGTTTGCTGCAGAGGTCTACACTGAATCATTCAGACCCCTGGTCTCTGTCTTGACCCAGACTCAACCTAGCCTGGTCTCTGACTCAAATGACCATCCATCCATGCTCCAAATCATGTGTCCTGTGTACTGTAGGGTCATTGGGATGCTGGAGCCTATCCCAGCATCTAGGGTCATAGGAAGAGATGGGCAGATGGACTGACACTGACAGTCATAATTTCACTCAAACCTAATGACTAGTTTTCAGTTCACCTAACCTGCATGTCTTTGTGGGGATATACTGTTCTTCATCTTCTCTACAGACCACTGTGTAGATGCTCCAACATAAAAGTATGAATTATTCTTTAGTTTTATCTAGTTTATATTGAGCTGGTGCAACAAGCCCTGCCTGCCCATGGACTCTCTTCTGCCTCACCATCACTGTATTCTCATCAAAGTGTCTAGACCATTCGCTCATGTGCTCTGGACTGTCGGTTGTCGCCCTTGACCTTTTTTCACACACAGTTTTCAATTGGATCAATGCAGACATCAAGGTTACCTCTTATCTGTCTGAAAAGCCCGTCCACCCAGGTAAGAGTTTTCAACTGGCTGGTTATTAACCATCCATGTCACAATTGTGGACTGAGCTTGCTGGTTTCCAACAGACACCATGCATTGGATCACCAAACGAGCACCTGCAAGTTAACAGCACTATTAAAGGTTGGTGATTAATCACTACAtaacagtaagaaaacaaacattgaCCTTATTCACTCACTGTGGGAAGGTTCTAACAGAGAATGAATAATTCAGCACTGAAAATCATATACCATTTTTAAATGACCAGTTCAGTCCTCATGGGTGAAAGAGAAAGCCCTTTGTGGAGAGTACCTGAATTCAATCGAATGTGAGCTATCAAAATGTATGTTTGCCTCGtgactatttattattaattttagggAAATTAAAGCTCATGCTCAAGTCCTCCATCATGCTGGACAAACCAAATCTGATTACCGGACTTATACTCAAGGATTATAATAACATGTTATTTCAGTGTCTTCTATATAGCCTATTTTTTCACTGTCCATTATTGTGCTGTAAACCTGAAAGTTGTGTCCAATCCAAGCGAAACTGGCTAAGCTCCATTTCAAAATTAAAAGCAGTATTACAGACTACTGTCATGCTATAATATGGAGAGTGGCATGCAATGTGTGAcctgcatataaatatattatcaaaaaaatcaaacaataaaCCCCTGTAAATCAATAAAGTTAGCGGTGTAGACTCACCAAAATGACTTTCAATGAAAGATCCATTAGCAGGAAAGACAATGTAAGGGAATGGATGACTTGATGCTATAAGAAAACATTGTTAAATTACCAGGGAGTagaattaaaatagttattttaatccGTTTTAGATCAATTTGTTGGTTAAATACTGCTAAATATCTCTTATACTTGCATGTGAAAGCACTGAGACTGTTAGAGGTGACCGCTTCTGATACTGGGACTGAAAAAGAAGATATGTCAGGTTGGGTCATCATTTGCTCAACTATCTGACAGGTTTAGGAAGAAAGAGAAGCAGTGGCAGAACCATCACAACGTAGGGAATCAATTTACTTGTCACTTGAACTCTCCAGGTCCTGCTCACGTTATACTGGGTATTGTTGAAAATCACACTTAGCCTACAAGTGTAGAAGCCCTCATCTTTCACAGAGATGTTTTTGATGGACAGAATTATGTCTCTCTTGACTGTATACTGTCCTTTGCTGATAGGGAGAGCTGTGCTCTGAAAATCctgtaaatgattacattttagaaacatttttgttctctcaattcaaatatttatttacatgttttccACAATGTTCAGTGACCTACCTTGTACCACTTTGGACTTTCTgatcttttgaaatattttaaatgtggaCAGACGATCTCTGTATCTTCTCCTGCGCGTGCGGTGTAGGGCATCACAGTAATGTTGGCCTCTTCTTCCTCGTAGATCATTACTGTAATACTTCCAGTGAGGCAGAACGTGTTGCTCCTGAGGGTGAAATGCATTAACTTCATTTAGACCAGCATTCTAAGAACTTCATTAGTACTTAGACATATTTTAGTTGCCACCTTTATTGgacttggattaaaaaaaaaacatttaaaataataataataataattttgtttgcaAGCCTGTGCAGCACAACTGCCTTCTCCAGGGTACAACATAACACAGATCTCTGATTCATATACATGTGAGAAAGTAGAGCAGATGTGTGGGTGGTATATTTTTGAATTTCTAATttactgtttattaaaataataaggcCTAGAATATGACAAAAAACACAGATATCAGCACCCAGATGACGGAATAAATTACTGCGTATATACAAcattcgcgttgaacaagagtgaatgatttgtccagggtttttttttctctcatgtttttgtaatgtctgggaagccagaatgcgcatgcatcaacagaaacatttattagctgaaccctgttttttcACGTGCCATGtatagcaagccatattacagatgatatgaCAGACAGGGgcactgcacaagatcccgggccctatgcataggcagtcctggttttcagtctaaaacagttcaagtataaatgtctcgtctgttttgggaggtgcgcgcgcagtcagcggaggctcgcgcTGCGGTGCTAGGCGAAATTATAAAGAAAGCGGTTGTTTTACAGATATTATATGTAAACTATAGGCTATTTGATTGGACAGATATACCCCTCTCCCTCCCCTAGACACAATTTACTACACACAATAGGCTCACTCATGgtgcattttaaatgaataaataataatgaaaaaaaaatatatatatatataactactatgtactaacatttaaattaatcaattgATACattgcacttattgtgtacatacatgtttttacattggacttatatttttttaaatactgcatgtaattacatctatatttaatttgtctaattacatttataattagacAGTTGACCCATCCCTTAAACCTATACCCATACCACctaacctgtccctaaccttatccgtatcccacctcaatagcagctcAAGAGTTTTGTAATAcagtatgaacacaataagtacattgtacttctTTTTGATGCTGCCGGccccatgttgtggagatgcaactagtaatcagtggttaagttttatttacaacactgttccagaacagttcaagccaaatattcagatgtgtgcagcacattttatggaggatgaggactgttccCTGATCCTGTAAGTGAAGACTGCAATGGcgtcacagtctgtaagtacagtACGTTACACATGTAAAGGATTTATCACTGATGATTCACACTTGAGTTTCGAGCAGTGtagagcagcggttctcaattccagtcctcaagACCCCCTTCTCTGCACAGTTTGCATGTTTCTCTTATCGCTTCAGATTGTTCTATTCGAATGTCCTGTAAGTGctctgcgaagtggacatcagaggaatgccatgattccagttcgaagtgaacattcaaagtgcactgaagtgtgcgAGAGGTGAATTTAAATTTATgtgaggtatatgatgtcacacttgtctgtgtgtgaagacattgtACATACAGCACAAATGcgtgaatgaatgttctgaagtgaagtaaCTTAAACAGGtttccctgctcagggagtagggagcaatcaACACtatgtagggaccatgtcaatgggaacacagtaaCTGCACGGAGCTCACTTTTAACAAACTGATTATCTGAAGGACTGGGATCGAGAAACCACTGGtatagagtagagcttgttgtttctccaatcacaaatgcagatatgGTTTTATGTTCACACAGCGCGATGCaacgcaatgcataaaaagacagtataagtcattataataacTAATTaagttcccactggatgcaactaatggcttgtttgtaatgggttttattggttttgtcttaacatttctgtcacacacttgaggtattcagccaatcacaacgcactggatagctggccaatcagagcacagagcAGGTCTTAGGATGCTGACAGGAGCGAGTGCCCCTGTGTCAACAAGCTTGGACCCCCTAAATTTGGAATTGTATCACACCAAACAATTTTGGGTGTAATGTGCAGTTTGTCTTGTAGATGGCAGTAATGGAATAAAGTAATTCATTGTGCCATAATATTTATgtcaaaagtaaattattgaaaaGCCAGAACACATACAAAGACTGTGTGCTTCAGAGAGAAAGATCTTCACATATTCATCAAAGCTATATCAAAAAAAGATGCAGATGacgaaaacatttaatttcagtcaTGTTCACATAGTGAGAAATGCTATTAAGCTATCCAAGTGTCCCCTCTTGCTTATATTAGACGTTATAAAACTACATATCAAACAATCATAACTTTGTAAAGTTAGCAAAAAGTCACCAGCTACCAGACAACATATGTAATAAGTTAAAGAAATAGTAATTTATATTGTCTGGTTTTGCCCTACATCATTTGCGTGACTTTTTATTAGGTGAAATGAAGCAGTGCAAAGCAGGCCTGCATAACACTGGTTGGGCAAAGGGTAGCATGTGAAAACTGCATATTAAATTGCCAACAGAAAATACAACACAAAGAATCAATACACAATTCTACTAAAgcattgtataaattaattttaatttcaacatttactaatacattattaaagtaaaaagttTTATCTGTTAACCATACCAGCGCTAATAGAAATTAAGATGAATTAATACTGTACAAAGTGTATTTCTCATTGTCAATGTTAGTCAAGGCATTGCCAAACGTTAACTAaagtgtactgtatgtaaagCATTACTTAGAGGATGGGGCTTTGCGGATGATCTCATAATCAAGCGTCTCAGTTTGTGTTCAGAGTCGAGTAGTGTGATGCctcgccagcagagggagccctcgcccTGGTTCTGACTCCCTCTGCTGTTTCTGGgatcacttcctgtttggcagCATTGTAAGCATGGTGAGACCAAACAGGCCTTGTGAAGTATTGCCAGTATCACTGCCTTACAGAGCGTTCCAATTGTCTTGTTCTGACTGCTGTGTGTATGATTTATCACCTGTTTCTCTGGATTTCCCTCTTACTTGTTTGCTTGTTGGACTGATTATTGTGATTGTGACTTCTTGGCCTGTGATGATGGCTCTGATTTCTGCCCTATATTTTGAATTGTTGAACTGTTTGCTCGTCTGCAAAGAGATTCTGACACAGCCTCAGCCTCACCATCAGTACAAGTAGATATCAAGGACCATAGAAAAAAGCGCAGCTGCAAATATGCTTTTACTATACTTTGTTGAGGAgaaaaatggaagctttagcctaagttctgccaggaagactcaatcacttcgtcactaattaccttcatcattatccaatcacgtctttatactcctgtataaaagatcgtacttacacatgtttgagttcgcagatgcctaCGCGACAACATAGACAATTTCTTTCCACAAAGAACGCATCTATTTAGCAGATCAAACACTGTACCTATGGTAATATGCTTTAAACACATTTGTCTCAGAAGTTTCTAATCTATAAATCGATCACACGCTAGGTGGTCCGAATTCAGAGCTAAGACTTACATTTTATTTGGGAAATCCAATATATACTTTCTAAATTCTGAATGAGGTTTGTTTCACTATTTTCAAATccaactttcaatgttgttaACATGATCATGGGTGGGACTAACAGAAAACAGACCAATCATCATTATTTACAAGCGTATGGTATGCATTTCGGAAAAGGGAAAAATAATAAACTGCCTGTAATTGACCATGAAAACTcacgttaaatatattttaaagcagaTATATGAAGTTATAGTGaaactatacatttataattattatctttTGATAACATACATCTGGAAAATTATCAGCTTCTCACTGGTGCAAAGACAATATCTggtaatgaaacatttatttgaaattgttttaGCTCACTTCTAGATATTATAGCGATAGATGACAAGGTATATAAAAATCCTAAATGAATAATGCTGAATGAATAATCCTGAATGAATAATACTGAATGAATAATACTGAATGAATAATACTGAAAGTAGGctaagattaatttttaatttctgcCCCCTAAAAGCACAAGTGGCCCTTGTCACATTGATAATCTGCTTTCATAACATCAAAACATTCATAAGATAGATAactcatataaatataaatgctttaAGTGCAAGAGTGGTGTCAACTACTGTAAATACTAGCTTCATATTTCACTCCCAAAGCAAAAGGtagaaaaaatgtaattttgacctTCATTTAACTATTTTTCTGCCTTTGATTTAagagtaaaatattatttgtatttagtcTACTGTAATATATTAAAAGAATGCATGTTATTTCAGTGAaggtatgtttgtgtatgtgtgaacTCTGACCTGAAGATGTAGGTGTATGTCCCCGAGTGTGAGGGGTGAGACGGGAGCAGCAGGATCCTGCGCTCGCTCAGCATCACTCCTTCAATCCTCTCACTCCTCAGGCTGCGGTGATGGACATGGAAGCTTGAGCTGTTGTCCACTCGCAGTCTCCTGTAATTAATCGCATCTTCAAGAAAAGGGAATCTGATGATAACTGCTTCACCTTGAACTCGATAATCCGGGATCTCTGGACCCACAAGCACACAACTGTCTGAAACAACCACACAAGAGCTTGTGAATCAGCAAACAGTAATACTGTCTCAACATCACAGTTTACTGACTCAGGACATTCAGAtgctttcctctcaataacaaCACAGCAGTTAAGAAAGAATCTGATCATTCAGCTCTCCAGTCAAGTCACATCACATCTATTAATATAGACATTCATTTAAATAAGACTTTATACAATAGCTTTACAGTGTATTCATGAAAAAGCACTTTTGGTCTCTTCTGATTATGATTATAACTTCAATTTctgctataaagcagctctgCTGGGTGTTCATGTTATTACTCGCAGACTGACATGAAAAGGTCAATGGTAAGTTCGCTGTGGCCAGCCTTTTTGAGCTCCCAAAACCAACTTCCTTTTGACCTGACTTTGACTGAAAAGACATCACACCCCTGATCTTTCTTCAGTTTCGATACTTTTAGCAATGGGAGTGGAATACATGATTGATCTCCTGTGCTGTAGAAGTTCATCCATTCTCCAAGCCGCTTGTCTCAGAGATGAACAGATGGACAGGACACGTCACACTCCATCTGCTCTGGGCTGTTAGGCCACTGTTCAATGACACAACTCATGTTTGCCAGGGGAAATGGTCCTGTGTAGTAGTGTGTGTCGGGCTGAGGGATGTTCAGTTCTGTTTCAAGAGTCAGGCCTCCAGGAAGCTGCTCTGTCTCCTTCTCTGGATGAAATCCTCCCTTCTTCATCTCTCAAGTCAAGTGTTTTGGaatgatttaatattatatttatatgggTATATAAATCTACACTTAACACTTCACTTCACTATAATTTTGTGAAACAATACATCAGGGACCAATTGAATTATTGatgattttacaattttacattctgtaaaaactagatttaaaaatgatttctttGATCAGATGTTAATTTTAGAAGATATCATAGTGCATCTAAATTGAATAATGCTGAAAAAGACTGCGGATTCTTTGTCATCATTGATTTGCTGATATTTGGATTGTATCTATGATTTATGATCAGGACAGCATTTGTCTTCACACAGAACAAGCAGCTTCTGATGTTAGAAATGGCCAAACTGTGCTTTTTAATGACAAGCTGAAATAAGCTAGTTCTGTTTCTTCATgcaacatacaaaaaaacaagcaaagtGTTGTGCTATGACTAAGAAATATTAAGGTAAATCAGACATTGCAGGTCTGAGAGAGAGGTTGCATGGAAAGTGTACTTCATATATGGATATGGAATATTATTCTGAAGTGTTGCATAACCTCATCCTTACCCTTCAGAGGCAGTGCAGAGGTCAGGAATAATCTCAGGGAAAACATGACAATCCATGTGCTGAAATCAAAGAGACACTAGCAGGAAAGAGCAGACAACATCAGCATCAGCACACGTCTATCTACATCTCTGCTCTcagtaacaaaaatgtataaattatccATCCACTTGTATCCATTATGTATAGCAGAATAAAAACATTGTATATAGAATTTCAATGCACTGGCTCTCACCTGCCTATtgatgatcatgatgatgatgatgatgatgatgactacCTCTGTCAGCAATCTCTTCACAGATTCAGAGAGCACGGGATATATGACCAGCGTTCAGCtgttctctgtgtttctctgtctcttATGGACAGGTCCCATTCACACAATGCTTACGCATCAATACGTGGAAATTCCACATTACCAAATCAGAGCAGTGGTGCAGCTCACCTCTGAACCGCACATGCAGAGGAACACACAGCGCTTCATGGAAACAGACTGGAGAAAATCTACAACAGCAGAGACATGTTATGTTAGGACACATGATGAACTGTGTGCAACTGGCTGTTAAACTGATTAAATATTGGGTACTTGACCATATAGTTCTCTGTGGTGGTTTTAGCACAGAGTGTAGCTGTtcttcatgtgtttgtgtgctttgtGTGATCCTTCTGACGCAATCATGATGTTCTAAAACAAATGCCTGCGTTtgtacattttggaaaaaaagaggaaactgATGACACATTGGTAGTTCCCCtacaaacctctatgatatatatatatatatatacacacacattttgacatttgtaACTTCAAGTTTCCTTATATAAGTCAAAATCAAACATACATTATAaaaatctctatctatctatctatctatctatctatctatctatctatctatctatctatctatctatctatctatctatctatctatctatctatctatcgtggTAGTTCCAattctgtaacatagtttggttcaAATTtatcaatggtagtgtaaaaacaccattttaccttgtcaaaaacaagCCGTTTTGTAGcttgttcctttaaatgttaatttggtCTGTTGACTCCGCCCCTCTCTGAGGGACTGTTTCCTTTAGCC encodes the following:
- the LOC113053674 gene encoding interleukin-1 receptor type 2 produces the protein MIINRQCLFDFSTWIVMFSLRLFLTSALPLKDSCVLVGPEIPDYRVQGEAVIIRFPFLEDAINYRRLRVDNSSSFHVHHRSLRSERIEGVMLSERRILLLPSHPSHSGTYTYIFRSNTFCLTGSITVMIYEEEEANITVMPYTARAGEDTEIVCPHLKYFKRSESPKWYKDFQSTALPISKGQYTVKRDIILSIKNISVKDEGFYTCRLSVIFNNTQYNVSRTWRVQVTIPVSEAVTSNSLSAFTSSSHPFPYIVFPANGSFIESHFGARLVIQCMVSVGNQQAQSTIVTWMVNNQPVENSYLGGRAFQTDKSLSGKHLEVQLVIFELMEEDNGTELKCICQNEDQKQEVITRIKLEGSESVWLVGAAASSCFILVVCVFAYHLCQRPQKPRDYVLARQDSTI